A single region of the Veillonellales bacterium genome encodes:
- the pckA gene encoding phosphoenolpyruvate carboxykinase (ATP), with amino-acid sequence MKVLTDEKASAVLSGVSKVYHNLSPAELVEMALQKKEGVLTATGALRVATGKYTGRSPNDKFIVDAASIHADIDWSRNKPFTVEQFTRLYNRMMAYVQSREVFAFDGYAGADAANRINVRFINEFAWQNLFVHQLFVRPENPEGFEPYYKVICLPGFKAVPEIDGTNSEAFVVINFEQHMVLIGGTHYAGEIKKSIFTVMNFILPKKGIMSMHCSANAGQTGETALFFGLSGTGKTTLSADPHRRLIGDDEHGWSDNGVFNVEGGCYAKCINLSHETEPQIWDAIRFGAVLENVTIDPESRIADYDDKSITENTRTAYPVDYIPNALIPSVAGHPKTVVLLTADAFGVLPPIAKLSKEQAMYHFLSGYTSKLAGTERGITEPQATFSTCFGAPFLPLSPLVYAKLLGKKLEEHNTNVFLINTGWSGGSYGVGKRMKLAYTRAMVTAATEGKLNDAQYELDPIFNVYVPTSCPGVPSEVLKPRNTWKDKAAYERQAQQLAGLFAKNFAKFKGDMPPEIVNAGPTA; translated from the coding sequence ATGAAAGTATTAACTGACGAAAAAGCTAGTGCTGTACTAAGCGGCGTTAGCAAAGTGTACCACAATTTATCTCCGGCTGAATTAGTGGAAATGGCGTTGCAGAAGAAGGAAGGGGTACTGACTGCGACCGGCGCTTTGCGAGTTGCTACCGGCAAATATACGGGGCGTTCTCCTAATGATAAGTTTATTGTCGATGCAGCTTCTATCCATGCGGATATTGACTGGAGTCGTAACAAACCGTTTACGGTTGAACAATTTACCCGGTTATACAACCGGATGATGGCTTATGTTCAAAGCCGGGAAGTTTTTGCCTTTGATGGTTATGCCGGGGCGGATGCGGCGAACCGGATTAATGTAAGATTTATCAATGAGTTTGCCTGGCAAAATTTATTTGTTCATCAATTGTTTGTTCGTCCGGAAAACCCGGAAGGTTTTGAACCCTATTATAAAGTAATTTGCCTGCCTGGTTTCAAAGCAGTTCCTGAGATTGACGGTACGAATTCCGAAGCGTTTGTTGTTATTAATTTTGAACAGCATATGGTATTGATCGGCGGTACCCATTATGCCGGTGAAATAAAAAAATCAATTTTTACGGTGATGAATTTTATTCTGCCGAAGAAAGGTATCATGTCGATGCACTGTTCGGCTAATGCGGGTCAAACCGGTGAAACCGCGTTGTTTTTTGGTCTTAGCGGAACGGGTAAAACCACATTGTCGGCCGATCCTCACCGTCGGCTGATTGGCGATGATGAACACGGCTGGAGTGATAATGGCGTATTTAATGTGGAAGGCGGATGCTATGCCAAATGTATTAATTTGAGTCATGAAACCGAGCCGCAGATTTGGGATGCTATTCGGTTTGGTGCCGTTCTTGAAAACGTTACGATTGATCCGGAGAGCAGAATTGCCGATTACGATGATAAGTCCATTACAGAAAATACCCGGACTGCTTATCCAGTCGATTATATACCTAATGCACTTATTCCGAGTGTAGCAGGGCATCCGAAAACAGTCGTGCTGTTGACTGCAGATGCCTTTGGCGTTTTACCGCCGATTGCCAAATTGTCGAAAGAGCAGGCCATGTATCACTTCCTGTCCGGCTATACCAGTAAGCTGGCCGGAACGGAACGGGGAATTACCGAACCACAGGCTACCTTTTCTACTTGCTTCGGAGCTCCATTTTTACCTTTGTCGCCGTTGGTTTACGCCAAGTTATTAGGTAAAAAGCTGGAAGAACATAATACTAACGTATTTTTAATTAATACCGGCTGGTCCGGCGGTTCTTATGGGGTAGGAAAGCGGATGAAACTTGCCTATACCCGTGCAATGGTTACTGCTGCTACGGAAGGTAAGCTTAATGATGCACAATATGAATTAGATCCAATTTTTAATGTATATGTACCGACCTCGTGTCCAGGCGTTCCTTCCGAAGTTCTTAAACCTCGTAATACTTGGAAAGATAAAGCGGCTTATGAGCGTCAGGCGCAACAATTGGCAGGGCTGTTTGCGAAAAACTTTGCTAAATTCAAAGGAGATATGCCGCCGGAGATTGTTAATGCCGGGCCGACAGCATAA